Genomic DNA from Acuticoccus sp. MNP-M23:
GACCGCCATGAGGCGGACTTTGTCGCGGACGCGCGGCGCATCGGCGATCTCTTGCGCGAAATCGTCACCCAGCCGGCGCCGAGTGATCCCGATGTGCCGGACGACGTGATCCTCGAAACCGAAATGACCGTTGGCAGACGCATGACCATACGATCAGAAGACCGCATCGGCGAGCTCACCCCCTTCGCCTGCCCGGACTGCAGCGGCAACCTGTGGCGCGTCCACGACGACGTGTTGCGGTTTCGCTGCCATGTGGGCCACGCCTACACCGCGGCCGACTTTGCCGCCGCCGAACAGGAAAAGCTTGAAGAGGCGCTGTGGACCGCGTTGCGGGGCCTGCGCGAGCGCGCCGAACTCCTGGCCACCATGGCGTCCGACGCCAGGGCCGCAAAGCGCAGCGCCAGCGCCGACCGCTTTGCGGCCAACGCCAGCGAGATCGAGGAGCAGGCCAACAGGCTCCAGGACTTCATCATGACGCGGACGAGCGTTTATGCGTGATGGCGGCGCGGGCATCCCGCCGCGTGTTCTGGTGGTGGAAGACAACACGCTGATCGCCATGGAGCTGACGTTAATTCTGGAGGAGGCGGGCTACCTTCCGGTGGGGCCGGCGAGCGACGCTGCGACCGCGCTCTCCCTCATCGACAAATCGGCACCCCACTGCGCCGTGCTCGACATCAACCTCGGCCCGGCCCTGACCTCCGCCCCCATCGCGCGGCGCCTCAACGCCCTTGCGATCCCGTTCGTCTACCTGTCAGGCTACACCGAGACGTACAGCCCGGACGAGCTGCCCGCTGGAACGATCCTGCCCAAGCCCGTTGAACCCGACACGCTTGCGGCCGCCCTCGCCGCCCTCACCGAAGCCACCTCCGAGTCCGAATGCCCCTAGAGTAGGATTCTGCAGAAACTCCCACGCAGCACCGAAAAAAATGGAAGCGCTGGCTCATCCTCGGGGGCGGCGGATTCCGCGCTGACGGACTCCAGCTGAAGCGGATTGCGTTTTTGCCTTAACTGGACGAACGGCAGGGGCAGGTCAGTTGGCCAGGGCCACCAGATGCTGCTCCGCCTGCGGCGTAATCGATTTAGTGACCACGTTCATAACCCGCCCCGCAGGAACCCTTCTTGTTCGCATGAGCATTTCACGTAAATCGCAAATAATGCGATGATGACCAACAACTTGAATATGACTGACAATCATTCAAGGGCCGCATTCTCAGCTCTAACCAATATTTCGCGCCTGTGAAATGAAGTGTTTTATTGCAGTGTTGATATATTGATGGGGTTCTCTAGCCGCGTCTAACAACCGGTTTCGAGCCCTTCAGATGGCAGCTTTGCGTCTCTGCCATTGCGTGTGGGTCTGGATCTCGAAAATACTTGAGGCTGTTGAACAACATCGTCGGACGATGGCCGCCGGGCTCCTCATCTGGATCGATGCTCCGCCGGTAAGCGAAAACGGAGCAACGCAATGATGGATCGGAAGATCGGGCAAGCATCACTGTTCTACGAGTTCAATTTGGAGGATCGGGTGCCGGCCGGCCATCTCATTCGAAGGGTCGATGCGGTTCTCGACCTCAGCTCCAGCTTCGCACCACCGCATCAACGCCGCTATGGTCCGCTCGTCGTCCGCCCGGGTGCGCGCCTTCACCTGACGCTCTGCGAGGAATTGTGGGTGGTGAAGAAGGATCGGTGTCGCCATACCGCGCGCGATGCGGACAAACTACCAGCATTGCGAGAACGCACAGTGTCACAGCGAGGCATCATTTCGCCACTCGGATGGTAGTACTCTCCTACCTATCCACCAAGGAGTTGATCCGCGATGATGTCGATATCGTCGATGGCCTTCTCGTGCTCCTCATCCGTCTGTGCGGATCGAAGCGCCTCGCGAAGGTCCAAGGCAAGCGCCAAAATAGGGTCTTCGATACCCCCCGTCCGCTCTTTGTTGATCCGGTCTCTTAGCTCGGCAATCACTCGCCACTTGAGCCGGTTCGCAACGGTAAGGCTGTCCGTACTCAGGGACTGCTTCAGGTTTGTCGGAAGCCTTGTCGTGAAGCTCGCGGGGGACGGGGACCACAACACGCCACTTGGCGCCATCGCGTTCGAGGAATCCTTTATCGTTATCGAAAGATCGAGCGATGTTAGCCCAACCAAAACTCAAGCAGCGTAACCAGTAACGCACCCACTTTGCGCATCCAGCGCCGGAAAAAACGAGAGATTACAGATATGTATGGAACTTTCAGACAGGTAAAAGAGGCCCCGCTAGGCTCCACCACCCGTTTTCCTGAAAATCATTCAGCATTGGCCAAGGCCAGCCCGGCCTGACCATCAGGCAGCGCCGCCGCCGGCGCGTCCGCTGGCGGCCGGACGATGCGCCCGCCATTAGTCACCGCTGTAGATCTCGCAGCCCGTTGGGTCGAACTCCTTTTGGGCCTTGGCGTGTGTCTCCTTCGAGACGACCAATCCATCAATATCGGCAAGGCGCGCCACCGCGAACGAGGACACCGCCCCCAGCTTCTCGGGCGATGCCAGCACGATCGCTGATCCCGACTTCGCGATGACGGCCCGCTTCACTTCGGCCTCTTCACTGTCCCCGGTGGTGATGCCCTCCGCCGTGTGAACGCCGGTTGCGCCGATGAAGCAGATGTCGGGCCGGTATCGGTCCAGCCAGGCGAGCGTGGCTGCCCCCGTGGTCACGACCGAGTGCCGGAACAGCCTGCCGCCCACGATCTCGATGGTCAGGCCCTCGTGCTCCAGCAGCGCCATCGCCACGTTCGGGCTGTGGGTGATGACCGTGGCCGCAAGGCGCGGCGCGAGATGCCGCACAAGCTGCAACGCCGTCGTGCCACCATCGACGAACACCACCTGACCGGGCTCCACCATGCGCGCTGCGCGTTTGCCGATGGCAACCTTTTCGGGGCTGGCGATGGCGACGCGGCTCGGGAACGGCGCATTGGCTGCGGCCAGCGGAACCGCACCGCCGTGGACGCGCTTCAGCAGCCCGTCCCGCGCCAGTTCCCGCAGGTCGCGTCGGATCGTGTCCTCCGAAAGGCCGAGATCGCGGCTGACATCCTTGGCCACCACGCTGCCGGTGGCCGCCAGAAGGGAGAGGAGATGCGCTTTTCGGTCGTGGGTCAGCATTGCACGCTATTTCTTGACTCTGCATGTTTTTGCACGATACGGCCATTCATGCACTGGAGCAATGCAAATGACCGAAAACACCGTGTTTCGCCCGATCTCGACAGAAGTCCTTTCGGACAACTGGGGGATTCTGACCCGGCACGAATACGAGCTGCGGCGCCGCAATGGCGCGTGGCAGCGGATGACCCGCGAAACTTATGATCGGGGCAATGGCGCAACCTGCCTTCTTCACAACCCGGACACTGATTGCGTGCTTCTCACCCGTCAGTTCCGGCTCCCCGTGTTTCTGAATGGTGGGCTGGACTCTCTGGTGGAAACGCCGGCCGGGCTGCTGGACGGGGCCGGCGCGGCCGAACGCATGCGCTGCGAGCTGGTGGAGGAAACCGGGTATGAGATCGAAGCCCTCACCCACCTCTTCGATGTCTACATGAGCCCCGGCTCGGTCACCGAATATCTGGCCTTCTTCGCAGGGTCCTACGGCGTGAAGGATCAGACCTCCGAAGGTGGCGGCAGCTATGAGGAAGGCGAGGACATCGAGGTCATGCATGTCCCGCTGCCGGAGGCGATGGCCATGATTGCGCGCGGCGAAATCCGCGATGCCAAGACCATCATCCTCCTCCAGCACCTGACCATCTCGAAAATGAAAAAAGCCACC
This window encodes:
- a CDS encoding response regulator; protein product: MRDGGAGIPPRVLVVEDNTLIAMELTLILEEAGYLPVGPASDAATALSLIDKSAPHCAVLDINLGPALTSAPIARRLNALAIPFVYLSGYTETYSPDELPAGTILPKPVEPDTLAAALAALTEATSESECP
- a CDS encoding DeoR/GlpR family DNA-binding transcription regulator, giving the protein MLTHDRKAHLLSLLAATGSVVAKDVSRDLGLSEDTIRRDLRELARDGLLKRVHGGAVPLAAANAPFPSRVAIASPEKVAIGKRAARMVEPGQVVFVDGGTTALQLVRHLAPRLAATVITHSPNVAMALLEHEGLTIEIVGGRLFRHSVVTTGAATLAWLDRYRPDICFIGATGVHTAEGITTGDSEEAEVKRAVIAKSGSAIVLASPEKLGAVSSFAVARLADIDGLVVSKETHAKAQKEFDPTGCEIYSGD
- a CDS encoding NUDIX domain-containing protein encodes the protein MTENTVFRPISTEVLSDNWGILTRHEYELRRRNGAWQRMTRETYDRGNGATCLLHNPDTDCVLLTRQFRLPVFLNGGLDSLVETPAGLLDGAGAAERMRCELVEETGYEIEALTHLFDVYMSPGSVTEYLAFFAGSYGVKDQTSEGGGSYEEGEDIEVMHVPLPEAMAMIARGEIRDAKTIILLQHLTISKMKKATWG